The following coding sequences are from one Verrucomicrobiia bacterium window:
- a CDS encoding Gfo/Idh/MocA family oxidoreductase encodes METTRRVFLRTSAKAVTGAALAAAVARPGYAAENNTIQVALIGCGGRGTGAADNALSTRSGPIKLVAMADVFEAKLNRSFESLSNKYANSGKFDVPEDRKFLGFDAAKKAMDCLRKGDIAIFATPPAFRWPYFQYAIEKGLNVFMEKPVTVDGPTTRKMLELAEQSEKKNLKVGVGLMVRHCKGRQELHKLIADGQIGDIILMRAYRTGGTAATAGRRPANMNETLYQIQRFHAFLWASGGVFSDYNIHQIDECSWMKNAWPVRAHAVGGRHFRGDSLDQNFDSYSIEYTYPDGTKLWFTGRHIPGCHNEFASYVHGTKGSGIVSTNAHTPGRVRLFNSHNISTDSLIWAFPQPEPSPYQLEWDDLVEAIRKDLPYNEAKRGAIASLVTSMGRMAAHTGQIITYEDMLNCEHEFAPGIDKITLDSPAPLQLGADGRYPVPQPGKLGKREY; translated from the coding sequence ATGGAAACGACTCGCCGCGTTTTTTTACGTACATCAGCCAAAGCTGTCACCGGCGCCGCGCTGGCGGCCGCCGTGGCCCGTCCCGGTTATGCCGCCGAAAACAATACGATTCAGGTGGCGTTAATTGGTTGCGGGGGCCGGGGCACCGGGGCGGCAGATAATGCGCTCTCCACCCGGAGCGGCCCCATCAAACTGGTGGCCATGGCGGATGTCTTTGAGGCCAAACTCAATCGCAGCTTTGAGTCGTTGAGCAACAAATACGCCAACTCCGGGAAGTTTGATGTGCCGGAAGATCGCAAGTTTTTGGGCTTTGATGCGGCCAAAAAGGCCATGGATTGCCTGCGCAAAGGGGACATCGCCATTTTTGCCACCCCGCCGGCCTTCCGCTGGCCCTATTTCCAATATGCCATCGAAAAAGGCCTCAATGTATTCATGGAAAAGCCGGTCACGGTGGACGGCCCCACCACGCGCAAGATGCTCGAGCTGGCCGAGCAATCGGAGAAGAAAAACCTGAAGGTGGGCGTGGGGTTGATGGTGCGTCACTGCAAGGGACGCCAGGAATTGCACAAACTCATCGCCGACGGTCAGATTGGGGACATCATCCTCATGCGTGCCTATCGCACCGGGGGCACGGCGGCCACGGCCGGGCGCCGGCCGGCCAACATGAATGAAACGTTGTACCAGATTCAACGTTTTCATGCCTTCTTGTGGGCCAGCGGCGGGGTTTTCAGCGATTACAACATCCATCAAATTGACGAATGCTCGTGGATGAAAAATGCGTGGCCGGTGCGGGCGCATGCCGTCGGGGGACGGCATTTCCGCGGGGATTCGCTGGATCAGAACTTTGACAGTTACTCCATCGAATACACCTATCCCGATGGCACCAAGCTGTGGTTCACCGGCCGGCACATTCCCGGCTGCCATAATGAATTTGCCAGTTATGTGCATGGCACCAAAGGCTCGGGGATTGTCAGCACCAATGCCCACACGCCGGGCCGGGTGCGGTTGTTCAATTCGCACAACATCTCCACCGATTCCTTGATCTGGGCCTTTCCGCAGCCGGAGCCGAGCCCGTATCAACTGGAATGGGATGATCTGGTGGAGGCCATTCGCAAAGATCTGCCCTACAACGAAGCCAAGCGGGGCGCCATTGCCAGCTTGGTGACTTCCATGGGCCGCATGGCAGCGCATACCGGCCAGATCATCACTTACGAAGACATGCTCAACTGCGAGCATGAATTCGCCCCGGGCATTGATAAAATCACTCTGGACAGTCCCGCACCGCTGCAACTGGGGGCGGATGGGCGTTATCCGGTGCCGCAACCGGGTAAATTGGGCAAGCGAGAGTACTGA
- a CDS encoding ABC transporter substrate-binding protein produces the protein MNERVVTLGHSPDPDDAFMFYALARELLPTPGFRFQHILQDIQTLNERATRGELDVSAISIHAYAYVCDQYALLPSGASMGDGYGPMLVARQPLSREEIARRRIAVPGVMTSAFLALQLWLGRSAREFDYVVVPFDQIFAAVRRGEAEVGLIIHEGQLTYQNEGLVVCEDLGVWWGRQNDGLPLPLGGNVIHKRFSVADRQRVSRWLSDSIRYSLEHRAEAVEYALQFARDMGRELADRFVGMYVNHWTLDYGERGRESIRRFLGQASARGLIPRAPELEFVS, from the coding sequence ATGAATGAACGAGTAGTCACGCTGGGGCATTCGCCGGACCCGGACGATGCTTTCATGTTTTACGCGCTGGCCCGGGAGCTGCTGCCGACGCCGGGTTTTCGTTTTCAACACATTTTGCAGGACATCCAGACGCTCAATGAACGCGCCACCCGCGGCGAGCTGGATGTCTCGGCCATCAGCATTCATGCCTACGCGTATGTTTGTGACCAATATGCTTTGTTGCCCAGCGGGGCCAGCATGGGGGATGGTTACGGGCCGATGCTCGTGGCCCGGCAGCCGCTAAGCCGGGAGGAAATCGCCCGGCGGCGCATCGCGGTGCCGGGAGTGATGACCAGCGCCTTTCTGGCCTTGCAGCTTTGGCTGGGACGTTCCGCGCGGGAGTTTGATTATGTGGTGGTTCCCTTTGACCAGATTTTTGCGGCGGTGCGCCGCGGCGAGGCCGAGGTGGGGCTTATTATTCACGAAGGCCAGCTTACCTATCAAAACGAGGGCCTGGTGGTCTGTGAGGATTTGGGCGTGTGGTGGGGCCGGCAGAACGACGGCCTGCCGTTGCCGCTGGGCGGCAATGTCATACACAAACGTTTCTCGGTGGCAGACCGTCAGCGCGTCAGCCGCTGGCTGAGCGATAGCATTCGTTACAGTCTCGAGCACCGGGCGGAGGCGGTGGAGTACGCCCTGCAATTTGCCCGCGACATGGGCCGCGAGCTGGCGGACCGCTTTGTGGGCATGTATGTCAATCATTGGACGCTGGATTACGGCGAGCGCGGGCGGGAAAGCATCCGGCGTTTTCTGGGCCAGGCTTCTGCCCGGGGGTTGATCCCCCGCGCGCCGGAGCTCGAATTTGTCAGTTGA
- a CDS encoding cellulase family glycosylhydrolase — MKSLFFWLSCAAISVNLCAATGLTPLALHPENPHYFLFRGKPTVLITSAEHYGAVLNRDFNYVKYLHTLAQDGLNNTRVFTGAYVEPQGAFNITRNTLAPAAGRFLCPWARSDVPGYANGGNKFDLNRWDEDYFRRLKDFMATASRYGIVVEMNLFCPFYEEAQWRLSPQNAMNNIQGLGAVARTNVYTLDRHGGLLTVHEAMTRKIVTELKDFDNLYYEICNEPYFGGVTMAWQKHMADVIVATEKELGVKHLISMNIANDKAKVTDPHPAVSIFNFHYAFPPDTVAMNYELNKVIGDNETGFKGTNDTHYRMEGWAFILAGGGLYNNLDYSFAVGFEDGTFAYPAKQPGGGNPEFRRQMRILTQFIHSLDFVKMRPARELVKGGIPEKAHVQMLAEPGRQYALYLFGGKAAQLQLEVPAGAYTVEWVHPRTGQKTPAQPVQHAGGLLTLTTPAYDPDLALRMLQARP, encoded by the coding sequence ATGAAATCTCTGTTTTTCTGGTTAAGTTGCGCCGCAATCTCCGTAAATCTTTGCGCCGCCACCGGGTTGACTCCCCTGGCCCTGCATCCGGAAAATCCGCATTATTTTCTCTTTCGCGGCAAACCCACCGTGCTCATTACCTCGGCAGAGCATTACGGCGCGGTATTAAACCGTGATTTTAATTATGTGAAATATCTCCACACCCTGGCCCAGGACGGGCTGAACAACACGCGGGTTTTCACCGGGGCGTATGTTGAGCCGCAGGGTGCTTTTAACATCACCCGCAACACCCTCGCCCCCGCCGCCGGCCGGTTCCTCTGCCCGTGGGCGCGGAGCGATGTGCCCGGCTACGCCAACGGGGGCAACAAATTTGATCTAAATCGCTGGGATGAGGATTATTTCCGGCGGCTCAAGGACTTCATGGCCACCGCCTCGCGGTATGGGATTGTCGTGGAAATGAATCTGTTCTGCCCGTTTTACGAGGAGGCGCAATGGCGGCTGAGTCCGCAAAACGCCATGAATAACATCCAGGGCCTCGGCGCCGTGGCCCGCACCAATGTGTACACGCTCGACCGGCACGGCGGGCTGCTGACGGTGCATGAGGCCATGACCCGCAAAATCGTTACGGAATTGAAGGATTTCGACAACCTGTATTACGAGATTTGTAATGAGCCGTACTTTGGCGGGGTGACCATGGCCTGGCAGAAACACATGGCGGATGTCATTGTGGCCACCGAGAAGGAGCTGGGGGTAAAACATCTCATCTCGATGAACATTGCCAATGACAAGGCGAAAGTGACCGACCCCCATCCTGCAGTCTCCATCTTCAATTTCCACTACGCTTTCCCGCCGGACACAGTGGCCATGAATTACGAACTGAACAAGGTCATCGGCGACAACGAGACAGGCTTCAAGGGCACCAATGACACTCATTACCGCATGGAAGGCTGGGCATTTATTCTAGCCGGGGGCGGATTATACAACAACCTGGATTACTCGTTTGCCGTGGGCTTTGAGGACGGCACGTTTGCCTATCCGGCCAAGCAACCAGGGGGCGGCAACCCGGAGTTTCGCCGCCAGATGCGCATCCTCACCCAGTTCATTCATTCGCTGGATTTCGTAAAAATGCGGCCGGCCCGGGAGCTGGTGAAGGGTGGCATTCCCGAAAAGGCCCACGTGCAAATGCTGGCCGAGCCGGGGCGTCAGTACGCTCTTTATCTCTTTGGCGGCAAGGCGGCCCAATTGCAACTGGAAGTGCCGGCGGGCGCCTACACTGTGGAATGGGTGCATCCGCGCACAGGCCAGAAAACCCCCGCGCAACCGGTGCAG